Proteins from a single region of Euleptes europaea isolate rEulEur1 chromosome 21, rEulEur1.hap1, whole genome shotgun sequence:
- the PLK1 gene encoding serine/threonine-protein kinase PLK1 — protein MATEVGIHRSLQHRHVVAFHGFFEDARFVFVLLELCRRRSLLELHKRRKALTEPEARYYLQQIIMGCQYLHSNQIIHRDLKLGNLFLNDDMEVKIGDFGLATKVEYEGERKKTLCGTPNYIAPEVLGKKGHSFEVDVWSIGCIMYTLLVGKPPFETSCLKETYKRIKSNEYTIPSIVNPVAANLIRKMLRSDPATRPTTEELLGDDFFSAGYIPSRLPPSCLTVPPRFSLAPNGPDAGGRKPLTVVNKGPESPMLDKVPQKEEEGGALQEPDESVDSLLVDLLQQLTVVNACRPSERVPVRQEEAEDPACIPIFWVSKWVDYSDKYGLGYQLCDNSVGVLFNDLTRLIMYNDRDSLQYIEQNGSESYFNVRSYPDSFNKKITLLKYFRNYMSEHLLKAGGNITPREGDELARLPYLRTWFRTRSAIILHLSNGTVQINFFEDHTKVILCPLMAAVSYINEKREFHTYKFSLIEEFGCCKELSSRLRFARTMVEKLLGSKVVAAGAKPSA, from the exons ATGGCCACGGAGGTGGGCATCCACCGCAGCCTCCAGCACCGCCACGTGGTGGCCTTCCACGGCTTCTTCGAGGACGCCCGCTTCGTCTTCGTGCTCCTCGAGCTCTGCCGCCGGAGG TCGCTCCTGGAGCTGCACAAACGCCGGAAGGCGCTGACGGAGCCGGAGGCCCGCTACTACCTGCAGCAGATCATCATGGGCTGCCAGTACCTGCACAGTAACCAGATCATCCACCGCGATCTCAAGCTGGGCAACCTCTTCCTGAATGACGACATGGAGGTGAAGATAG GTGACTTTGGCTTGGCAACCAAGGTGGAGTACGAGGGGGAACGGAAGAAGACGCTGTGCGGGACCCCCAACTACATCGCCCCCGAGGTGCTGGGAAAGAAGGGGCACAGCTTCGAGGTGGACGTCTGGTCCATCGGCTGCATCAT GTATACTCTCCTGGTTGGAAAGCCCCCGTTTGAGACCTCATGTCTGAAGGAAACCTATAAGAGGATTAAGAGCAACGAGTACACCATCCCGTCG ATCGTCAACCCCGTAGCGGCCAACCTGATCCGGAAGATGCTGCGCTCGGATCCAGCCACCCGCCCCACCACAGAGGAGCTGCTGGGCGACGACTTCTTCTCAGCAGGTTACATCCCTTCCCGCCTGCCCCCCAGCTGCCTGACCGTCCCACCCAGGTTCTCTCTGGCCCCCAACGGGCCTGACGCTGGCGGGAGGAAGCCCCTGACTGTCGTTAACAAAG GCCCAGAGAGCCCCATGCTAGACAAGGTGccccagaaggaggaggaggggggagccctgCAGGAGCCGGACGAGTCCGTGGACAGCCTCCTGGTGGACCTCTTGCAGCAGCTGACTGTGGTGAACGCCTGCAGGCCTTCGGAGAGAGTCCCTGTGAGACAAG AGGAGGCCGAAGACCCGGCCTGCATCCCCATCTTCTGGGTCAGTAAATGGGTGGATTATTCGGACAAGTACGGCCTAG GCTACCAGCTGTGTGACAACAGCGTGGGCGTCCTCTTCAACGATCTGACGCGCCTCATCATGTACAACGACAGGGACAGTCTGCAGTACATTGAGCAGAACGGCTCCGAGTCCTACTTCAACGTGCGCTCTTACCCGGACAGCTTCAACAAGAAG ATTACGCTGCTGAAATACTTCCGCAACTACATGAGCGAGCACCTGCTGAAAGCCGGCGGCAACATCACCCCCCGGGAAGGAGATGAGCTGGCCCGCCTTCCTTACCTGCGCACCTGGTTTCGCACACGTAGCGCCATCATCTTGCACCTGAGCAACGGCACCGTGCAGATCAACTTCTTCGAG GACCACACCAAGGTCATCCTGTGTCCCTTGATGGCCGCCGTCAGCTACATCAATGAGAAGCGGGAGTTCCACACCTACAAGTTCAGCCTGATCGAGGAATTTGGCTGTTGCAAAGAGCTGTCGAGCCGCCTGCGCTTTGCTCGCACCATGGTGGAGAAACTACTGGGCTCCAAGGTGGTCGCGGCTGGCGCCAAACCTTCTGCCTAG